A part of Tessaracoccus timonensis genomic DNA contains:
- a CDS encoding cell wall metabolism sensor histidine kinase WalK, whose product MSYVGAGLVGAALALLLAGAVVALVWASRRRTIALAQNNPTIDPLVERLIAQLPIGAAVVGPHDELLGHNEAAVHISLVKGTRLGYKQLLEQARDVRQSGSEFSGDISREAIPGEPPLSLTVSISQLDEDQLLVLGSDNAQSRRVEAIRRDFVANVSHELKTPIGAIGVLAEAVEAAKDDPAAVERFSVRLQRETKRLSELVSQIINLSRLQSAAPNIAHEPVSLVDVVEDAISNCRESAEDRRVQIIVGDLQDVMIAGDKWELTDAVTNLVQNAINYSDQGARVAVSITAKHDNGEEVVEVKVSDNGIGISKEDQERIFERFYRVDYGRSRSTGGTGLGLSIVRHIVMAHGGTITVWSNLGQGSTFTLRFPVPSDLKGEGQDQ is encoded by the coding sequence ATGTCGTACGTTGGCGCTGGCTTGGTGGGGGCGGCCTTGGCGTTGCTGCTCGCCGGAGCGGTGGTGGCGCTGGTGTGGGCGTCTCGTCGACGCACTATTGCGCTCGCGCAAAACAATCCGACGATCGACCCGCTCGTCGAGCGCCTCATTGCGCAGTTGCCCATTGGGGCGGCCGTAGTTGGTCCTCACGACGAGCTCCTCGGGCACAACGAGGCTGCGGTGCATATTTCGCTGGTGAAAGGCACCCGGCTGGGTTACAAACAACTGCTCGAGCAGGCGCGGGATGTGCGGCAGTCTGGCTCGGAGTTTTCTGGCGACATCAGCCGGGAGGCGATTCCGGGCGAGCCGCCGCTGTCGCTCACGGTGTCGATCAGTCAGCTCGACGAGGATCAGTTGCTGGTGCTGGGGTCTGATAACGCCCAGTCCCGTCGGGTGGAGGCGATCCGTCGGGATTTTGTGGCGAACGTCTCGCACGAGTTGAAGACGCCCATCGGCGCGATCGGGGTGCTCGCGGAGGCGGTGGAGGCCGCGAAGGACGACCCGGCGGCCGTCGAGCGTTTCTCCGTGCGTCTGCAGCGTGAGACGAAACGCCTGTCGGAGTTGGTATCGCAGATCATCAACTTGTCGCGGTTGCAGTCGGCGGCGCCCAACATCGCGCATGAGCCGGTGTCGCTGGTCGACGTTGTCGAGGATGCCATCAGCAATTGCCGCGAATCTGCGGAAGATCGACGGGTGCAGATCATCGTCGGTGATCTGCAGGATGTCATGATCGCTGGTGACAAGTGGGAGCTCACCGACGCCGTCACCAACCTGGTGCAAAACGCCATCAACTACTCCGATCAGGGAGCGCGGGTGGCGGTGAGCATCACCGCGAAGCATGACAACGGTGAGGAAGTCGTCGAGGTGAAGGTGTCTGACAACGGCATTGGCATCTCGAAGGAAGACCAGGAGCGGATTTTCGAGCGCTTCTACCGAGTCGATTACGGCCGCAGCCGATCTACCGGCGGCACCGGGCTCGGGCTCTCGATCGTTCGCCACATCGTCATGGCACACGGGGGAACCATTACAGTGTGGTCGAACCTGGGGCAAGGCTCCACGTTCACGCTGCGGTTTCCCGTCCCGAGTGATCTGAAAGGTGAAGGACAAGATCAATGA
- a CDS encoding response regulator transcription factor translates to MTRILIIEDEESYRDALTFMLQKEGFDVATAADGAEGLAEFDKHGADLVLLDLMMPGMPGLEVCKQLRAQSNVAIVMVTARDSEVDKVVGLELGADDYVTKPFSHRELVARVRAVLRRGQDQELVPDVVEVGGVRIDVERHQVYVDGKEVRFALREFDLLELLLRNPGRVLTRGQLIDRIWGSDYVGDTKTLDVHIKRLRSKIERDPSKPERLITVRGLGYKYEG, encoded by the coding sequence ATGACACGCATTCTGATCATCGAAGACGAGGAATCGTACCGCGACGCGCTCACGTTCATGCTCCAGAAGGAGGGCTTCGACGTCGCCACCGCGGCCGACGGGGCCGAGGGCCTCGCGGAGTTCGACAAACACGGTGCCGACCTGGTGCTGCTCGACCTCATGATGCCCGGCATGCCTGGGCTCGAGGTGTGCAAGCAGCTGCGTGCGCAGTCGAACGTCGCCATCGTCATGGTCACCGCCCGCGACTCTGAGGTGGACAAAGTGGTGGGTCTGGAGCTCGGCGCCGACGATTACGTCACCAAGCCGTTCAGCCACCGCGAGCTCGTGGCGCGCGTGCGCGCGGTGCTGCGTCGCGGGCAAGACCAAGAACTCGTTCCCGACGTCGTTGAGGTGGGGGGAGTGCGCATCGACGTCGAACGCCATCAGGTGTACGTCGACGGGAAGGAAGTGCGGTTTGCGCTGCGCGAGTTCGACCTGCTCGAGCTGTTGCTGCGCAACCCCGGACGAGTGCTGACGAGGGGACAGCTGATCGACCGCATTTGGGGCAGCGATTACGTCGGTGACACCAAGACTCTCGACGTGCACATCAAGCGGCTGCGGTCGAAGATCGAGCGCGACCCGTCGAAGCCGGAGCGCCTCATCACCGTGCGCGGGCTGGGGTACAAGTACGAAGGCTGA
- a CDS encoding CarD family transcriptional regulator yields the protein MTFSIGETVVYPNHGTAVIEDIENRTIKGEDRMYLVLRIIGQNDLVVRVPACNLDLVGVRDVVDEEGLEKVFDVLRDKNTEEPSNWSRRFKANMEKLHSGNILKVAEVVRDLWRRDQDKGLSAGEKRMLTKARTILVEEVAVANKLDNEKAEARLDEILAS from the coding sequence ATGACTTTTTCTATCGGTGAAACGGTGGTCTACCCCAATCACGGGACGGCCGTCATCGAGGACATCGAAAACCGCACTATCAAGGGCGAAGACCGCATGTATCTCGTCCTTCGCATCATCGGACAAAACGACCTGGTGGTTCGCGTCCCGGCATGCAACCTTGATCTCGTGGGCGTCCGCGACGTCGTCGACGAAGAGGGGCTCGAGAAGGTGTTCGATGTCCTGCGCGATAAGAACACCGAGGAGCCGTCGAACTGGTCTCGTCGTTTCAAGGCGAACATGGAGAAGCTGCACTCCGGCAACATCTTGAAGGTCGCCGAAGTGGTCCGCGACCTGTGGCGCCGCGACCAGGACAAGGGCCTGTCGGCTGGCGAGAAGCGGATGCTCACCAAGGCGCGCACCATTCTCGTCGAAGAAGTCGCCGTCGCGAACAAGCTCGACAACGAGAAGGCTGAAGCCCGACTGGATGAGATTCTCGCTTCCTGA
- the ispD gene encoding 2-C-methyl-D-erythritol 4-phosphate cytidylyltransferase: MTNRSVQPVAAIVVAAGSGSRLGHELPKALVDVGGVPMVRRSVDVLRSAGVGQIVVVAHPGYLDEFRAALLGVDELTIVSGGAERDESVRNGLGEVDAPVVLVHDAARPLVPVRVVESVMQAVASGAQAVIPVVPVIDSIRRILDGGSAVVDRAELRAIQTPQGFVTDVLRAGHRHVQEHGVAVTDDASACELVGAPITFVEGDREAMKITEPLDLVLAEAMWRARS; this comes from the coding sequence ATGACCAACCGCAGCGTGCAACCGGTCGCCGCCATCGTGGTGGCGGCCGGTTCTGGTTCTAGGCTCGGCCATGAACTGCCGAAGGCGCTTGTCGATGTCGGTGGGGTGCCGATGGTGCGACGATCCGTCGACGTCCTGCGTAGCGCAGGCGTGGGGCAGATCGTCGTCGTGGCCCATCCGGGGTACCTCGACGAATTCCGCGCCGCGCTGCTTGGGGTCGATGAGCTCACCATTGTGTCCGGCGGCGCTGAGCGCGACGAATCGGTGCGTAACGGACTGGGCGAGGTGGACGCCCCCGTCGTGTTGGTGCACGACGCGGCCCGCCCGCTCGTTCCGGTTCGCGTCGTGGAGTCCGTGATGCAGGCTGTGGCCTCGGGCGCTCAGGCGGTCATCCCAGTCGTGCCTGTCATCGACTCCATCCGGCGAATACTCGACGGCGGCAGCGCCGTCGTCGACCGCGCAGAGCTTAGGGCCATCCAAACCCCACAAGGGTTCGTCACCGACGTGCTGCGCGCCGGGCATCGCCACGTTCAGGAGCACGGCGTCGCGGTGACCGACGACGCGTCAGCTTGTGAGCTCGTCGGTGCGCCGATTACTTTCGTCGAAGGAGATCGCGAGGCCATGAAAATCACGGAGCCGCTCGACCTCGTGCTGGCCGAGGCAATGTGGCGGGCAAGGAGCTGA
- the ispF gene encoding 2-C-methyl-D-erythritol 2,4-cyclodiphosphate synthase → MLVGIGTDVHKLVQGATMHLAGLTFPDEPCGLEGHSDGDAAAHAMCDALFSATGLGDMGSNFGTSEPQWAGASGVEFLSETAKRVREAGYEIVNVAVQVIGNRPKMAGRRQEAQEVMGAALGARVTVTATTTDGLGFTGRGEGVAAVAVASVRLASTTTP, encoded by the coding sequence ATGCTGGTAGGCATTGGCACCGACGTGCACAAACTCGTCCAAGGCGCGACGATGCACCTAGCCGGCCTCACATTCCCCGACGAGCCCTGCGGCCTCGAGGGGCATTCCGACGGTGATGCCGCCGCGCATGCCATGTGCGACGCGCTGTTCTCCGCCACCGGGCTCGGCGACATGGGCAGCAACTTCGGCACGAGCGAGCCGCAGTGGGCGGGCGCGAGCGGCGTCGAATTCCTCTCCGAGACTGCCAAGCGCGTGCGTGAGGCAGGCTACGAGATCGTCAACGTCGCGGTGCAGGTGATCGGCAACCGCCCGAAAATGGCAGGGCGGCGCCAGGAGGCACAAGAGGTGATGGGCGCTGCGCTGGGCGCCAGGGTGACGGTCACCGCCACCACCACGGACGGTCTTGGCTTCACCGGGCGTGGTGAAGGCGTGGCTGCAGTGGCCGTCGCGTCAGTTAGGCTGGCGAGTACCACGACGCCTTGA
- a CDS encoding LacI family DNA-binding transcriptional regulator, which yields MQRTRHRQPTLQQVAALSGVSLATASRALSGRGAVAATTASNVLAAARKLGYTFDDEGEGAIRRVAVVASQISSQFVTEVVQGIQDEAAEATMGCVFVSTGGSPESEVEALRRLLLDAQLAGVVLTGGGRTGVVEESFRGVVEEYRKHRTPLVFCGRPAISDDLPEMVIDYDNLGGARAAASYLFSQGHRDILFLRGPKGFSSSDLRAQGFLAACEEFGIKPNPALVRFGERNKLSGLTLARAAMREGVRFTAVFGECDLLALGAMEAVRSEGLSVPRDVSIIGFDDMTFAEDFPIPLTTVHVPFRDLGRTAARMLLGGPEPNRAAHRLAGTHLVIRESVASNWGASGH from the coding sequence ATGCAGCGGACCAGACACCGGCAACCGACCTTGCAGCAAGTTGCTGCCTTGTCGGGGGTGTCGCTCGCGACGGCCTCGCGCGCGCTCTCTGGTCGGGGCGCCGTCGCGGCGACGACGGCGTCGAACGTGCTCGCTGCAGCCCGGAAGCTCGGGTATACTTTCGATGACGAGGGCGAGGGTGCTATTCGCCGCGTGGCGGTCGTCGCCTCCCAGATCTCATCCCAGTTCGTCACCGAGGTGGTCCAAGGCATCCAGGACGAGGCAGCCGAAGCGACGATGGGTTGCGTCTTCGTGTCGACTGGGGGATCGCCGGAGTCGGAGGTCGAGGCGCTACGACGGCTGCTGCTCGATGCCCAGCTCGCTGGGGTCGTGCTCACCGGTGGCGGGCGCACGGGTGTCGTGGAGGAGAGCTTCAGGGGCGTCGTGGAGGAGTATCGCAAGCATCGGACCCCATTGGTGTTCTGTGGCAGGCCTGCGATCTCGGACGATCTCCCCGAAATGGTCATCGACTACGACAATCTCGGTGGGGCAAGGGCGGCGGCATCTTACCTGTTCAGCCAAGGGCATCGGGATATCCTGTTCTTGCGCGGCCCAAAGGGATTCTCCTCCAGTGATCTCCGTGCGCAGGGTTTCCTTGCGGCCTGCGAGGAGTTCGGGATCAAGCCCAACCCTGCACTGGTGCGATTCGGGGAGCGCAACAAGCTCTCGGGCCTCACCCTCGCCAGGGCAGCGATGAGGGAGGGCGTGCGCTTCACCGCGGTCTTCGGCGAGTGCGACCTCCTGGCATTGGGCGCCATGGAAGCCGTGCGATCGGAGGGCCTTAGCGTCCCCAGGGATGTCTCGATCATCGGGTTTGACGATATGACGTTCGCCGAGGACTTCCCAATCCCCCTGACGACGGTGCACGTTCCGTTTCGGGACCTCGGGCGCACGGCTGCGCGGATGCTGCTGGGCGGCCCGGAGCCGAATCGTGCTGCTCACCGCCTGGCTGGGACACATCTGGTGATCAGGGAATCAGTCGCCTCGAACTGGGGCGCGAGCGGACACTGA
- a CDS encoding hydroxyacid dehydrogenase, which produces MKVLVTMPEHVREELFTADEWRRLESLGEVRCLADDERRLPIGVCSDVDVMVTGWESPKLESVDGDRLRLIVHSAGGFKTVICEQVFDAGVTVSQAGSDPMAHAVAEFALGLGICLLREIYTYDRAMRATRDFDASQCPRLSRGITAARQGLVGLSRTGKWHARLLRGVGCSDVVAYDPYCSESEASGLGVTLGSLDEVMGCELVSLHAPVTPETLRMIGARELALIPDGGALVNTARAAIVDMDALERELRSGRIRAAIDVFDEEPLDPSSPLFGLPNALLTPHVAGGTVQARWAMGRAVVDEIERFALGSPLQFLVQPATVNRLS; this is translated from the coding sequence ATGAAGGTACTCGTCACTATGCCCGAGCATGTGCGTGAAGAGCTTTTCACGGCCGATGAGTGGCGTCGGCTGGAGTCGCTGGGAGAGGTGCGCTGTCTTGCCGACGACGAGCGCCGGCTGCCCATCGGCGTGTGCTCGGACGTCGACGTCATGGTGACGGGCTGGGAGTCGCCCAAGCTCGAATCTGTCGACGGGGATCGTCTGCGGTTGATTGTGCACAGTGCCGGAGGCTTCAAGACGGTCATCTGCGAGCAGGTCTTCGATGCCGGCGTCACCGTGAGCCAGGCGGGCAGTGATCCCATGGCCCACGCGGTGGCGGAGTTCGCCCTCGGTCTGGGCATCTGCCTGTTGCGGGAGATCTACACCTACGACCGAGCGATGCGGGCGACGAGGGACTTCGACGCGAGCCAATGCCCACGGCTGTCGAGGGGGATCACCGCCGCCCGCCAGGGCCTGGTGGGGCTGAGCAGAACAGGGAAGTGGCACGCGCGCCTGCTTCGGGGAGTCGGATGCAGCGACGTGGTCGCCTACGACCCCTACTGTTCGGAGTCCGAGGCGTCGGGTCTCGGGGTCACCCTCGGATCGCTCGATGAAGTGATGGGATGCGAGTTGGTGAGCCTGCACGCGCCGGTCACGCCGGAGACCTTGCGCATGATCGGGGCGAGGGAACTTGCGCTCATCCCCGACGGCGGGGCACTTGTGAACACGGCGCGGGCGGCAATTGTAGACATGGATGCACTGGAACGCGAACTGCGCTCCGGGAGGATCCGTGCGGCCATCGACGTGTTCGACGAGGAGCCACTCGATCCATCCTCACCCCTGTTCGGCCTGCCGAACGCCCTGCTCACGCCCCATGTCGCAGGGGGGACGGTCCAGGCCCGATGGGCCATGGGCCGCGCGGTCGTCGATGAGATCGAGCGCTTCGCCCTCGGCAGCCCCCTGCAATTCCTCGTCCAACCGGCAACCGTGAATCGACTCAGTTGA
- a CDS encoding extracellular solute-binding protein, which yields MITRRNLIGASAGLSAAAVLTGCGGEQPVAEVPSNPAEVTGKVTHWTYPIGDTQEQAWWGELVAEFNKEYPKVEVSVVVQPWKSRGEALTTAVASKTGPDVIYFNPDFIPRFASQGLLMPVDKILGPERADYVDAAVEALTYEGKVYGVPMLMEVYTPCYNSEVIEKLGFDGPPETWDDLRAVADKALADGMSLADYAAADGSLNGTFYPFLWQAGGEVLDESGKNVAFDGPEGVEALTFLRELADKGALNKDVLSQPAPVFEQSKFARGEQPVAFGMIVEEARGIMGEKARACAPFSGKKMATFGSVGAMCVFNEAKSPDAVAAWIAFASNKANTERFIKAAGYLPPRKSLGDIWADDPDQTLRSKYLDDIRVGVLHPKAREMMDVIAPHIQGCLLGQQDPETALKAAADEVNAMLG from the coding sequence ATGATCACTCGACGCAATCTAATTGGGGCCTCAGCCGGACTCTCCGCTGCCGCGGTCCTGACCGGGTGCGGCGGCGAGCAGCCCGTCGCCGAGGTGCCGTCCAATCCCGCTGAGGTGACCGGCAAGGTCACCCACTGGACCTACCCCATCGGGGACACCCAGGAGCAGGCGTGGTGGGGCGAGCTCGTAGCGGAGTTCAACAAAGAATACCCCAAGGTGGAGGTCTCGGTGGTGGTGCAGCCCTGGAAGAGCCGCGGCGAGGCTCTGACCACGGCGGTAGCCAGCAAGACGGGCCCAGATGTCATCTACTTCAACCCCGACTTCATCCCGCGGTTCGCCAGCCAGGGGCTCCTGATGCCCGTGGACAAGATCCTTGGGCCCGAACGTGCCGACTACGTCGACGCCGCCGTCGAGGCACTCACTTACGAGGGCAAGGTCTATGGGGTGCCCATGCTCATGGAGGTGTACACCCCCTGCTACAACTCGGAGGTCATCGAGAAACTTGGCTTCGACGGCCCACCAGAGACGTGGGATGACCTGCGTGCCGTGGCCGACAAGGCGCTCGCCGATGGAATGAGCCTCGCTGACTATGCCGCGGCCGACGGCTCGCTGAACGGCACCTTCTACCCCTTCTTGTGGCAGGCCGGTGGAGAAGTGCTCGATGAGTCGGGCAAGAACGTGGCCTTCGATGGGCCGGAGGGCGTCGAAGCGCTCACCTTCCTGCGCGAGCTCGCGGACAAGGGCGCCCTAAACAAGGATGTGCTGTCGCAGCCTGCCCCGGTCTTCGAGCAATCCAAGTTCGCACGCGGTGAACAGCCCGTGGCCTTCGGCATGATCGTCGAGGAAGCGCGAGGCATCATGGGTGAGAAGGCGCGAGCCTGCGCACCGTTCAGCGGCAAGAAGATGGCTACCTTCGGCAGCGTTGGCGCCATGTGCGTGTTCAACGAGGCCAAGTCCCCGGATGCGGTTGCCGCATGGATCGCGTTCGCCAGCAACAAGGCCAACACCGAGAGGTTCATCAAGGCCGCAGGATACCTGCCCCCGCGCAAGTCGCTGGGGGACATCTGGGCCGATGACCCCGACCAGACGCTGCGCAGCAAGTACCTCGACGACATCCGCGTTGGAGTCCTACATCCCAAGGCTCGCGAGATGATGGACGTCATTGCACCCCACATTCAGGGCTGCCTCCTCGGGCAACAGGATCCGGAAACCGCGCTGAAGGCAGCTGCGGACGAAGTCAACGCGATGCTGGGCTGA
- a CDS encoding carbohydrate ABC transporter permease has translation MKDEIHATGRKRTSWWRSSAALFGYVFVAPYAVLFLVFRIIPAIYGALLSFAEVNLAGRVKLVGLANFERLLSDPIFMKSLRVTLVYTIITVPMVICFSILMALLINRSLRGISIYRAVFFLPVVTSPVISGVVFKWLFGSDGPMVSVSSLLGLSTGSWLGSSTLVLPALALVQTWTRFGFDMLILLAAMLAIPQEYYEAAMVDRAGVWQRFRHVTLPLLRPALFFVLVLETVGSFQVLDSVLVMTGGGPVRGSYTLSFMIYDQAFNYTEFGYGSAVGVVVLVIILVLTVIQNKVLGRAE, from the coding sequence ATGAAGGACGAGATTCACGCCACGGGACGGAAGAGGACGTCGTGGTGGCGCTCGAGTGCTGCCTTGTTCGGCTATGTGTTCGTCGCGCCCTACGCCGTCCTCTTCCTCGTGTTCCGCATCATCCCGGCGATTTACGGGGCACTGCTCTCGTTCGCGGAGGTGAACCTCGCGGGCAGGGTGAAGTTGGTGGGGCTCGCCAACTTCGAACGGTTGCTGAGCGACCCCATCTTCATGAAGTCGCTGCGGGTGACGTTGGTTTACACCATCATCACGGTACCCATGGTCATCTGTTTCTCGATATTGATGGCATTGCTCATCAACCGGTCATTGCGCGGCATCAGCATCTATCGAGCGGTGTTCTTCCTGCCCGTGGTCACCTCGCCGGTCATTTCCGGCGTTGTGTTTAAATGGCTGTTCGGCTCGGATGGCCCGATGGTCTCGGTTTCCTCGCTACTCGGGCTCTCGACAGGCTCATGGCTGGGGTCGTCCACGCTCGTGTTGCCCGCACTAGCCCTGGTGCAGACATGGACGAGGTTCGGCTTCGACATGCTCATCCTCCTCGCCGCGATGCTGGCAATTCCGCAGGAGTACTACGAGGCGGCGATGGTGGACCGGGCCGGTGTCTGGCAACGATTCCGGCACGTCACCTTGCCGCTGCTACGCCCAGCACTGTTCTTCGTCCTCGTGCTCGAAACGGTCGGCTCCTTCCAAGTGCTCGACTCCGTCCTCGTGATGACCGGTGGCGGCCCGGTTCGGGGTTCGTACACCCTCTCGTTCATGATCTATGATCAGGCATTCAACTACACCGAGTTCGGCTACGGATCCGCCGTCGGCGTGGTGGTGCTGGTGATCATCCTCGTGTTGACCGTCATCCAGAACAAGGTCCTCGGGAGGGCCGAGTAG
- a CDS encoding carbohydrate ABC transporter permease: MHIKQPAATHARAGLGTARTRRLLWHIPLLLVAAITVVPFYAMVVISLRPGQIVRMPEALIPHGLSLGAYQDALRSNDILAWVVNSTVYSLASVVLVLLFASMAGYAFAKKRFLGRDMLFWVFLTMLMVPGQLTLIPQFLMITSMRGLDTMWGLIVPTLANAQAMFLMKQFMEDIPDELISAARIDGAGEFRTYWSVILPQTKPILATLGTFVFLWHWNDFLWPLVMMRTPSNYVLTVGLNAMQAKEPALATIMASATITFVPALIVFIVLQRFFVRGVMMSGLK, from the coding sequence ATGCACATCAAGCAGCCCGCGGCCACGCACGCGCGGGCAGGACTCGGGACAGCCCGCACGCGGCGCCTCCTGTGGCACATTCCCTTGCTGCTCGTGGCGGCGATCACCGTGGTCCCCTTCTACGCGATGGTCGTCATCTCGCTCCGCCCGGGGCAGATCGTGCGGATGCCGGAAGCCTTGATCCCCCACGGGCTCAGTTTGGGTGCCTACCAGGACGCGCTGCGGTCCAACGACATCCTCGCCTGGGTGGTCAACTCGACGGTGTACTCGCTGGCATCCGTGGTACTGGTGCTCCTGTTCGCATCCATGGCCGGCTATGCGTTCGCGAAGAAACGATTCCTCGGGCGCGACATGCTCTTCTGGGTGTTCCTGACCATGCTCATGGTTCCCGGACAGCTCACGCTCATCCCCCAGTTCCTCATGATCACGAGCATGCGGGGCTTGGACACGATGTGGGGCCTCATCGTCCCCACGTTGGCCAATGCCCAAGCGATGTTCCTCATGAAGCAGTTCATGGAAGACATTCCCGATGAACTTATCAGCGCGGCAAGAATCGACGGTGCGGGGGAGTTCCGAACCTATTGGTCCGTCATTCTTCCGCAGACCAAGCCCATCCTCGCCACCTTGGGGACGTTCGTGTTCCTCTGGCACTGGAACGACTTCCTTTGGCCCCTGGTGATGATGCGGACCCCCTCCAACTACGTGCTCACCGTCGGCCTCAACGCGATGCAGGCGAAGGAGCCCGCGTTGGCCACCATCATGGCCAGCGCGACCATCACCTTCGTTCCCGCATTGATCGTGTTCATCGTCCTCCAGCGCTTCTTCGTGCGTGGGGTGATGATGTCCGGTCTCAAGTGA
- a CDS encoding IS481 family transposase — translation MSHTNAVLTPMGRLRLARLVVDDGWVLRRAAERFGVSVTTARRWSERYRLYGRAGMVDRSSRPRSSPHRLPQRTERRIVELRVTHRWGPARIAYRLGLNPSTVHKVLRRYNCPPLRWVDSATGCRIKTSRADTRRYEHLTPGDLVHVDIKKLGRIPHGGGHRVLGRAEGVRNKVGTAANRRLGYAFLHNAVDDYSRLAYTEILTDDRKDTAAGFWMRANAWFNSMGITVKRVLTDNGSCYRSDVFKTALGENISHKRTRPYRLQTNGKVERFNRTLLEEWAYARTYTSEAERVKAFPTWLHHYNHHRGHTSLNGQPPATRVPNLPGQNS, via the coding sequence ATGTCCCACACTAACGCTGTGTTGACTCCGATGGGTCGTCTGCGTCTGGCCAGACTCGTGGTCGATGACGGTTGGGTCCTTCGACGGGCGGCTGAACGCTTCGGTGTCTCGGTCACTACCGCCCGTCGTTGGTCCGAGCGGTATCGCCTCTACGGCCGTGCTGGGATGGTCGACCGGTCCTCACGGCCACGCTCGAGCCCTCACCGGCTGCCGCAACGCACCGAACGACGTATTGTGGAGCTGCGGGTCACGCACAGGTGGGGGCCGGCGCGGATCGCTTACCGGCTCGGCTTGAACCCGTCGACGGTGCACAAGGTCCTGCGCCGCTACAACTGTCCACCGCTTCGTTGGGTTGACTCGGCCACCGGGTGCCGGATCAAGACTTCACGAGCAGATACACGTCGCTATGAGCATCTGACCCCAGGCGATCTCGTCCATGTCGACATCAAGAAGTTAGGACGGATCCCACACGGTGGTGGCCACCGGGTGCTGGGCCGCGCCGAGGGGGTCCGCAACAAGGTCGGTACTGCAGCGAACCGCCGACTAGGCTACGCGTTCCTTCATAACGCCGTTGACGACTATTCTCGCCTCGCCTACACCGAGATCCTCACCGATGATCGCAAGGACACCGCCGCAGGATTCTGGATGCGTGCCAATGCCTGGTTCAACTCCATGGGCATCACCGTGAAACGAGTCCTGACCGACAACGGCTCGTGTTACCGCTCGGATGTCTTCAAGACCGCGCTCGGTGAGAACATCAGCCACAAACGTACTCGCCCGTATCGGCTACAAACCAACGGCAAAGTCGAACGATTCAACCGCACCCTGCTCGAGGAATGGGCCTACGCCCGCACCTACACATCAGAAGCCGAACGCGTCAAGGCGTTCCCCACATGGCTCCACCACTACAATCACCACCGAGGCCACACCTCACTCAACGGCCAACCACCAGCCACACGTGTACCCAACCTCCCCGGACAGAACAGCTAG